From a single Brassica oleracea var. oleracea cultivar TO1000 chromosome C5, BOL, whole genome shotgun sequence genomic region:
- the LOC106344549 gene encoding uncharacterized protein LOC106344549, protein MDSYPSSHTSKFVDLLNSLQSISFGNYEDSVSQASSQAVGTEDGGETGTQRRERRKWTPADDIVLISSWLNTSKDVMVSNEQKSSTFWSRVAAYFAASRQDAYEAASREKTSGQNENDVLKLAHQMFYTNHNKKFFLEYAWKELRNDQKCVKTVEILQALNQLKRPPGVKASKARGKKPVAEEKAMKEFETMWSIRQQDLAQKERLSKMRLLDSRIAKKEPLVEYEEELKKKLINELLLS, encoded by the exons ATGGATTCTTATCCATCTTCCCACACCTCAAAATTTGTTGACTTACTTAATAGCCTACAAAGCATTTCGTTTGGTAACTATGAAGATAGTGTCTCACAAGCTTCTTCACAAGCTGTTGGAACCGAAGATGGTGGAGAGACTGGTACACAGCGTAGAGAACGGCGGAAGTGGACGCCTGCGGATGATATTGTCCTCATTAGCTCGTGGCTTAACACAAGCAAAGATGTTATGGTTAGCAATGAGCAAAAATCAAGCACTTTCTGGTCAAGAGTAGCAGCTTATTTTGCGGCAAGTCGTCAAGATG CCTACGAAGCTGCAAGCAGGGAGAAGACCAGCGGTCAAAATGAGAATGATGTGCTCAAACTAGCACATCAAATGTTCTACACGAACCATAACAAGAAATTCTTCCTCGAATATGCTTGGAAAGAGCTGAGGAACGACCAGAAGTG TGTGAAGACGGTGGAGATTCTTCAAGCTCTCAACCAACTGAAGCGTCCACCCGGTGTAAAAGCGTCAAAGGCCCGTGGTAAGAAGCCAGTGGCTGAGGAGAAAGCGATGAAGGAGTTTGAGACAATGTGGTCTATAAGACAACAGGATCTCGCCCAGAAGGAACGCTTGTCTAAGATGAGACTACTGGACAGTCGCATTGCCAAGAAAGAACCTCTCGTTGAGTATGAAGAAGAGCTCAAGAAGAAGCTGATTAATGAGTTGTTGTTGTCTTAG